The proteins below are encoded in one region of Helianthus annuus cultivar XRQ/B chromosome 2, HanXRQr2.0-SUNRISE, whole genome shotgun sequence:
- the LOC110918683 gene encoding 60S ribosomal protein L7a-2 has protein sequence MAPKKKTVATKKKTEKVVNPLFEKRPKQFGIGGALPPKKDVHRFVRWPQVVRIQRKRRILKQRLKVPPALNQFTKTLDKNLATTLFKMLLKYRPEDKAAKKERLKKRAEAEVDGKTVEAKKPIVVKYGLNHVTYLIEQNKAQLVIIAHDVDPIELVVWLPALCRKMEIPYCIVKGKSRLGAIVHQKTASALCLTTVKNEDKMEFSRILEAIKANFNDKYEEYRKKWGGGIMGSKSQAKTKAKERVLAKEAAQRMN, from the exons GAGAAGGTAGTGAATCCGTTGTTTGAGAAGAGGCCGAAGCAGTTTGGAATAGGTGGAGCATTGCCGCCTAAGAAGGATGTGCACAGGTTTGTAAGATGGCCACAAGTTGTTCGTATTCAGAGGAAGAGGAGGATCCTCAAGCAGCGGTTGAAGGTGCCTCCTGCTTTGAACCAGTTCACCAAAACCCTAGACAAAAATCTCG CAACTACTTTGTTCAAGATGCTGCTCAAGTACAGGCCAGAGGACAAGGCAGCAAAAAAAGAACGCCTCAAAAAACGAGCTGAGGCTGAGGTTGATGGAAAAACCGTAGAAGCAAAGAAGCCCATTGTTGTGAAATACGGTCTAAATCATGTCACTTATCTCATTGAGCAG AACAAGGCACAATTGGTTATCATTGCTCATGATGTAGACCCGATCGAGTTGGTTGTTTGGCTACCTGCATTGTGCAGAAAGATGGAGATCCCTTACTGCATTGTAAAGGGAAAGTCTCGACTGGGAGCT ATCGTTCATCAGAAAACCGCATCAGCTCTGTGTTTGACTACAGTCAAGAACGAAGATAAAATGGAATTCAGCAGAATTCTGGAAGCTATcaag gCTAACTTCAACGACAAGTATGAAGAGTACAGGAAGAAATGGGGTGGTGGCATAATGGGTTCCAAATCTCAGGCAAAAACAAAGGCAAAGGAGAGGGTTTTGGCCAAAGAAGCTGCTCAGAGGATGAATTAG
- the LOC110918691 gene encoding (-)-kolavenyl diphosphate synthase TPS28, chloroplastic — protein sequence MIKLNMKIITSPPPSTATATTAATFHLQISPTTTSPYPPHGGNKVSNLRCKAFYKLSNKGGAEVLQLSFVDKQHAVTTKYVESIKSIFNTMDDGKISPSAYDTAWVALIKDVDGQNGGPQFPSCLQWIANHQLPDGSWGEPLMFSAFDRLLNTLACVIALTFWNIYPDKCGKGINFVNENMNKLGDEKEEHMTPGFELVFPSLIELAHKLEIKVPTDSPVLKMIYARQDMKLAKIPKEILHKIPTIMLYSLEGMKDLEWDKLLKLQSKNGSFLSSPAATAFAFMQTKDQKCLAYLTNLVAKFKGGVPNAYPVDMYERIWIVDRLQRLGIARYFSSEIKDCLTYIYRYWDDQGIGFARNCNVPDLDDTAMAFRVLRTNGYQISTDAFRHFNKDGQFMCYPGQSVETVTVMFNLYRASQALFPGDTILNDAKNFSHKFLTEKRLTNKLLDRWIITKDLTGEVEYVLDVPWYASLPRLEARYYLEQYGGENDVWIAKTLYRMGNICNDKYLEMAKLDYNHCQAIHQMESRQLQEWYGLLKIEDGLNTKVLWSYYEAAASIFEPERRNERVAWAKTVVMLNIINSSFGRPQFTNVDMQEFADKFLNPQCYEKDRKPWHMVLNALHITLIEISLESLIAHGIDIHPRLHHFWTSWLVNWQKTVDVVRGEAELIVQTIYMSSGRWLTNETLSHPQYQRISSVTNDSCYQLSLKENRTIGYHNESKMQELVRLVLCDSPDDIDPDLKQMFLTVAKTFYYRAYVDPESINCHVHKVLFENVI from the exons ATGATCAAGCTCAACATGAAGATTATCACGTCGCCTCCTCCTTCCACCGCCActgccaccaccgccgccacttTTCATCTACAGATCTCTCCCACAACCACTTCTCCCTATCCCCCTCATG GTGGTAATAAAGTTTCCAATTTAAGGTGCAAAGCCTTCTACAAGCTTAGCAACAAAG GTGGTGCAGAGGTATTGCAATTATCATTTGTGGACAAACAACATGCGGTAACAACGAAGTATGTCGAATCAATCAAGTCAATTTTCAACACCATGGATGATGGAAAGATAAGTCCATCAGCTTATGACACGGCATGGGTTGCACTTATAAAAGATGTGGATGGACAAAATGGTGGTCCTCAGTTCCCATCATGTCTACAATGGATTGCGAACCATCAGCTCCCTGATGGCTCATGGGGCGAACCTTTGATGTTTTCAGCTTTCGATAGGCTCCTTAACACGTTGGCTTGTGTGATCGCGCTAACTTTTTGGAACATATATCCTGATAAGTGTGGAAAAG GAATAAATTTTGTGAACGAAAACATGAACAAGCTTGGAGATGAGAAGGAGGAACACATGACACCGGGTTTTGAATTAGTCTTCCCTTCACTCATTGAACTCGCACATAAACTAGAAATTAAAGTTCCAACCGATTCTCCCGTCTTGAAAATGATCTATGCAAGACAAGACATGAAGCTTGCAAA GATACCCAAAGAGATACTGCACAAGATCCCAACAATTATGCTTTATAGCTTGGAGGGGATGAAAGATTTGGAATGGGATAAGCTTCTAAAACTTCAATCAAAAAATGGATCTTTCCTTTCCTCTCCAGCAGCAACTGCTTTTGCATTCATGCAAACTAAAGATCAAAAGTGTCTTGCATATTTAACCAATCTTGTTGCCAAGTTCAAAGGAGGAG TTCCAAATGCGTACCCTGTTGATATGTATGAACGAATCTGGATCGTAGATCGCCTGCAACGCCTTGGAATTGCACGCTATTTCTCATCAGAGATCAAGGATTGTCTTACCTATATCTACAG GTACTGGGATGATCAAGGAATCGGGTTCGCTAGAAATTGCAATGTACCAGACCTTGATGACACTGCAATGGCTTTTCGGGTTTTAAGAACTAATGGTTATCAAATTTCTACCG ATGCATTTCGACACTTTAATAAAGACGGGCAATTCATGTGTTATCCTGGACAGTCAGTAGAAACTGTGACCGTGATGTTCAATCTATATCGAGCTTCACAAGCGCTGTTTCCAGGAGATACAATCCTTAATGATGCCAAGAACTTTTCTCATAAATTTTTGACCGAAAAACGACTAACCAACAAGCTTTTGGACAGATGGATCATCACAAAAGACTTGACTGGTGAG GTTGAATATGTGCTTGATGTCCCATGGTATGCTAGTTTACCTCGACTCGAGGCAAGATATTATTTGGAACAATATGGAGGTGAAAATGATGTTTGGATTGCGAAAACTCTTTATAG GATGGGAAACATATGCAATGACAAATATCTTGAGATGGCCAAATTGGACTACAATCATTGCCAAGCAATTCATCAGATGGAATCGAGACAGCTCCAAGA ATGGTATGGACTTCTAAAAATCGAAGACGGCTTAAACACTAAAGTTTTATGGTCGTATTACGAGGCAGCGGCTAGCATATTTGAGCCAGAAAGACGCAACGAGCGAGTAGCTTGGGCCAAAACGGTGGTCATGCTCAACATCATTAACTCCTCCTTTGGCAGACCACAGTTCACCAATGTTGACATGCAAGAGTTTGCAGACAAATTTTTAAACCCTCAATGCTATGAAAAAGATAGAAAACCTTGGCACATGGTATTGAATGCACTACATATAACGCTCATCGAAATCTCACTAGAATCACTGATAGCTCATGGAATAGACATACATCCACGCCTCCATCATTTT TGGACATCATGGCTTGTGAACTGGCAAAAGACGGTGGATGTAGTTAGAGGAGAAGCCGAACTCATAGTTCAAACGATATACATGAGTAGTGGCCGATGGTTAACTAACGAAACATTATCTCATCCTCAATATCAACGAATATCCTCCGTCACAAATGACTCGTGTTACCAACTCTCTCTTAAG GAGAATCGTACAATAGGTTATCACAATGAGTCCAAAATGCAAGAACTTGTACGACTCGTGCTTTGTGACTCACCGGATGATATTGATCCTGATTTGAAGCAGATGTTTTTAACTGTTGCCAAAACGTTCTACTATAGAGCATACGTTGATCCTGAATCTATAAACTGCCATGTTCATAAAGTCTTGTTTGAAAATGTTATTTGA